A stretch of DNA from Curtobacterium sp. MCBD17_035:
CGCGGACCTCGTCCGGCGTGAACGCGAGGACCCCGAGTGCGTCGTGCCCGTGCAGCCCCGCGTAGGGCTCGTCGACCGCGGCGGTGCGGGTGTTGAGCGAACCGTCGGTGATCACCTTGAACGGCCCCATGGACACCAGGCCGAGGGTGCCGGGCACGACATCCCCCGTGCGCAGCCCGCGGTCGAGCACCGCGTCGAGCTCCTGGGGGTAGACGCCGGATCGGACCCGGATGCCGTCGATGCCGGCGCGGACGCGGCGCGTCCAGCGGTCGAGCCCGAACCGCATCTCGAGGTCGACGACCCCGACGACGCCCCGGCCGCTCGCCGCCTCGACGGCGTCGGCGACGTAGTCGTCGAGCACCGCGTCGGGCACGCGGGAGATCGCCGTGCTGACGTCGAACGCGTCCTGCTCACGGAGCAGCCCGGTCGGATGGGCGACGAGGGAGCGGCCGAGCAGGTCGCCGTACCGCGCGAGCGCGATCCCGTTGCACCACACCGCGTGCAGGTCACCGCTGACGACGACGACCGGGAGGCCCGGCGCGGCCCGGTCGAGCAGGTCACGGTGGGCGGCGTCCGGCCAGAGCCCGTCCCGGAACCCGTAGCCGATGAGGACGTCGTCGGGCGGGGCGCTCCGCGCGGCGTCGGCGATGACCGCGGTGACGGCGGCGGCGCTCGTGCATGCCGAGACGTCGACCCGGCGCCGGACGAGCGCCCACTGGTCGAAGTGCGTGTGGTGGTCCCACAGCCCGGGGCCGAGCCAGGCACCGTCCGCGTCGACGACGTCCTCGAGGTCGGCCGTGGGCGTGGTGGACTCGATGACGCCGGCCGGTGCGACGGCGGCGATCCGGCCCTCCCGGACGAGCACGTCCGCGGACGCGCCCGCGGTCCCGATGCGCCGGACGTGGCGGATGAGGGTCCCGGTCACGTGCGGTCCGTCCCGGGTGCCGGTTCCGGCGCGGGCCGGTCCTCGGGATCCGGCGCGGCCGTGGCGCGGTCACGGACGCGACGCATCTCCGCGGCGAGCGCCGGGTGTCCGTACGGCCCGGGGGACTCGAGCCCGGCGATGACGTCGTCGACGACCTCGGGCGCCTTGTTCTGACTGAGCTTGGCGCGCGCCTCGAACCGCGTCACCCGGATCCGGATCCCGACGGTGCCCCGGGCGATGCGGCGGGCGGCGTCCTCGTCGACGTCGAGGCCGACCGGCGACGGCATGCGCCGCTCGAAGTGGTCGACGAGCTCCCCCAGCACACGGAAGTTCTCCTCGTCGGACAGGATCTCGGGCGTGCCCCACAGGTGGGCGGTCACGTGGTTCCAGGTGGGCACGAACTGCTGGGCCGGGTACCAGGCGGGCGAGACGTACCCGTGCGGACCCTGCACGATGACGAGGACCTCGTGCCGTCCGAGTTCGTGGGCGACCTCGTCGGGGCGCCCGACGTGGCTGACCAGGGTGATCTCCGTGGCGTCGTCACCCGGGTCCTCGAGCAGGAACGGGTAATGCGACGCGACCAGGCCCTCCGTCGTCGCGGACACGATCGTCGCCCACGGGTGCGCGCGGACCAGGCGGCGGACCTCCTCGGGGTCCGTCATCAGGAACGCGGGTGTGTGGCGCATGTCGGACAGCGTCCCACAGGCCCTGCGCGGCCACCACCGGGGCTGTTTCGTCGGTGTTTCGACCTCGTGAAGCTTTCAACGCGGAGTGAAAGAAGCCTTGAGTGCGCGCCGCCGTGCTCCCTACCGTGAGCAGCCAAGCCGGCTCCTGCCCGGCCCGGCCGACCGATCCGGCGGCCACAGCAGGCCCGGCGCGACGCGTCGCGGCCCCGCGAGGAGCGAGATGGACATGCGACGGAGTGGCATCGCGGCGGTGGCCGCGGCGGCGGCGTTGGCACTGGTGGCGACCGGGTGTTCGGCGGGCGGCGGGTCCTCGTCGGACGACGCGTCCGGCACGAGCCTCGTGTACGCGACCGGCGTGCCCGACCACCTGACCCCGGGCCGACAGACGGTGGCGTTCGACCAGGTGATGAGCCTGTTCGCGCCGCTCGTCCAGACCGACAGCGACGACCACCTGACGGACCTGGCCGCGAAGAGCGTCAAGAGCGACGACGCCACGACCTGGACCATCACGCTCCGCCACGGCTGGAAGTTCCAGAACGGCGAGACCGTGACGCCCGAGAGCTACGTCCGCGCCTGGAACTACACGGCGTACGCCCCGCACGCGTGGGAGAACAGCGGCGAGCTCGCCGGGATCGTCGGGTACTCCGACCTCAACCCCACCTCGGGCACGCCGACGACCGACACCATGCGCGGGCTGAAGGTCACCGGCAAGGACACGTTCACCGTCACGCTGACGCACGCCGACAGCCAGTTCCCGCTCCAGCTGAGCCAGGCGCAGACCGCGTTCTACCCGATGCCGAAGGCCGCCTACCGGGACATCAAGGCGTACGACAAGAAGCCGATCGGCAACGGCCCGTACGAGATGACCGAGGCCTGGACGAAGAACAAGGAGTTCACCGTCAGGGCCTGGAGCGGGTACCAGGGGCCGGCGCCGAAGACCGAGCGGGTCACCTACCGCAGCTACAGCGACATGGACACCGCCTACACGGACGTCCTGGCCGGCAACGCGGACGTCCTCTACCTGCCCGCCGACAAGATGACGAGCGCGAAGTCGGACTTCGGGGACCACCTGTACTCGTTCACCTCGCCGGGCATCGACTACCTCGGGTTCCCGCTCTGGGACAAGCGGTACTCCGACCCGCGGATCCGTCAGGCGATCTCGATGTCGATCAACCGCAAGCAGGTGGACAAGGCGATCTACGGCGGACTCTACGATCCCGCGACCGCGCTCACCCCGCCGGTCATGTCCGGAACCCAGGAGGGCATCTGCGGCAAGTACTGCACGTACGACCCCGCGGCCGCCAAGCAGCTCCTCGCCGCGGCGGGCGGGTTCTCCGGCGAGATGG
This window harbors:
- a CDS encoding amidohydrolase family protein, with protein sequence MTGTLIRHVRRIGTAGASADVLVREGRIAAVAPAGVIESTTPTADLEDVVDADGAWLGPGLWDHHTHFDQWALVRRRVDVSACTSAAAVTAVIADAARSAPPDDVLIGYGFRDGLWPDAAHRDLLDRAAPGLPVVVVSGDLHAVWCNGIALARYGDLLGRSLVAHPTGLLREQDAFDVSTAISRVPDAVLDDYVADAVEAASGRGVVGVVDLEMRFGLDRWTRRVRAGIDGIRVRSGVYPQELDAVLDRGLRTGDVVPGTLGLVSMGPFKVITDGSLNTRTAAVDEPYAGLHGHDALGVLAFTPDEVRALVRRAADGGLVPAVHAIGDRANALALDVFEQVGVRGSIEHAQLLRPADVARFARLGVDASVQPEHAMDDRDVADRYWAGRTDRAFVLRTLREAGARLRLGSDAPVAPLDPWVSMAAAVGRDRDGREAWHPEQRIDQLTAWTASTDGRSTVAVGDVADLVLVASDPLAASSGALRSMRVLGTAVAGRWTYLDR
- a CDS encoding FMN-binding negative transcriptional regulator, giving the protein MRHTPAFLMTDPEEVRRLVRAHPWATIVSATTEGLVASHYPFLLEDPGDDATEITLVSHVGRPDEVAHELGRHEVLVIVQGPHGYVSPAWYPAQQFVPTWNHVTAHLWGTPEILSDEENFRVLGELVDHFERRMPSPVGLDVDEDAARRIARGTVGIRIRVTRFEARAKLSQNKAPEVVDDVIAGLESPGPYGHPALAAEMRRVRDRATAAPDPEDRPAPEPAPGTDRT
- a CDS encoding ABC transporter substrate-binding protein; this translates as MDMRRSGIAAVAAAAALALVATGCSAGGGSSSDDASGTSLVYATGVPDHLTPGRQTVAFDQVMSLFAPLVQTDSDDHLTDLAAKSVKSDDATTWTITLRHGWKFQNGETVTPESYVRAWNYTAYAPHAWENSGELAGIVGYSDLNPTSGTPTTDTMRGLKVTGKDTFTVTLTHADSQFPLQLSQAQTAFYPMPKAAYRDIKAYDKKPIGNGPYEMTEAWTKNKEFTVRAWSGYQGPAPKTERVTYRSYSDMDTAYTDVLAGNADVLYLPADKMTSAKSDFGDHLYSFTSPGIDYLGFPLWDKRYSDPRIRQAISMSINRKQVDKAIYGGLYDPATALTPPVMSGTQEGICGKYCTYDPAAAKQLLAAAGGFSGEMDLVYPGGLGLDSLYQAYANQIRQNLGVAKVVAKPTTDWASYYSTLTAKTVAGPHFGHWGALYTSQQNTLRALFTAAGGCTTCAGYYQNDDVDRLLDQADAASTQSAADALYNKAQKRVLQDFPIVPTFFDKYSYVTSSTVTKLPEVAGSPVISEIQVSK